TCCAGCGCCCGCCGGCCCGCCccgacaccaccaccctcccccaGCTCTCACTGAcaccgccacccctccctcttttgcTACCGCCCCTCTCTTGCCCTCTCCTCGCCTGGGCACAGTGATAAgttcctcctctcttgcgcatgcgcgctctctcgctcgccaAGACGCGGAACCCACACGCATCCACCTCAACGCACGCTCTCTTCAGCACGCCGTTGCTGAGAGTCCCGTCTGTGATGTCATCTTTCCGTGTATATTTATCTGCATGCAAGCGCAAGTGGCAAGTGTGTTAGCAATCATTAGCAATCGACAGGCGCCCCACACGTGAGCAATGGACGTGACGGGGTGCAGGGTCAACGCTGGAGAGACGCGCTAGCACtggcatgcacacacacgcagtcacagtgcacgcacagagacaGCAGGCGCAGTCAAATCAGGATAGCTTTGGTCGCTCtgtcttctccctcgcctccgccgtgtCCAACACCACGACCGGCACACCGGTAGATGACGCTGTAGCTCAGAGATAAACACGCTTGAGGTAGAGCAACTCCTGCTGAGATACGCGCCACTCAAACAGCCTCCCTCCTCTATCGCCTTCACACACGTGGCCAAGCCTACTCGGCTCAGGCCGCCACGACGTCATGacggtgttggtggtggtggcgggagGGGCACGCGCGCTGTCTGGGCTGTGCACACAATTATTCGTCGTCGTAGGAGTCGTATCCGTTATGAACTTACTAGACAACGAAAGAGGGGATGTCGCCACGGCCGACACAGCACACAAACCCAAGCACAGAACACGACGAAagaagaggggcagaggAGTGCCACACATGTCTGTTCGAGTGGCCCCTTTCATCGTCACCACACAAAAACGGCTCCCACCAAAGAGCGGCGAAAGCAGATTCGTCCGCGTACCCGAAACCGCCGTCGGCATGCTGTTTGTCAACGGCACCTCAACGTGCCAACAAGCGCCACAGCAATGTGTATTAGGCCGGGTCGGTCGCCCTCCGCAGAGCCACACTCAGACCCATCTATACGGCGATAGACCGGCGCGCCAGACATACAGCATGGAGAGCTGAAGCCGCTtcgcacacgtacacaaacacacaatggagtggtggtggtggtgtgtgtgtgcgtgtgtgtgtaggggggggtCATCACACATTCCACCGAAGCAACGTCCACCACAGCCTCCCCAtttcgcttctctctccgtccgCCTCTTTTCCGGCATCGTGTACCATGCAACTGCTTTAGGCGGCCTTGCGCTTCACAGTCACCGCCTTAGACTTcttcgccgcagcggcagccttgcgctgcttctcgaCCGTGATCTGGTGCAGCTGGTCCGATAGGTACGCGGCGAAGGAGTCCTTGTTGACGATCTCCAACTTCTGATGAACGGAACGGTGGCGCTCGATGAAGAGCTGGCGGGGCGGGTGGAAATCAAAGGGCGCTATGTGGCGGAGAACCTCCTCTACGTGTTCGCCATGCGTGGCAATGGTCTCTACAAGATCTTCAATGCACAGCACATTGTACTGGCCCAGtgcctgctccagcagcaggtTGCCGCTAATGAGCCGCTTCGTCTGCGTCTCCTCGTTGTACAAGGAGCCGCGGGTGCGAAGGAGCGACTCCAGCTGAGCCCTGTCCGGCTGGCCAACAATCGAGAAGGGTGTCAGCTGCTCAATGAgcttctctgtgcgtggTGTCAGGCTGATCAAGCGTGCCGAGTAGATCTTGAGAAGGCCCAGCTTTCTGaaagccgccgccacctccggcgGGATCTGCGACCCCTTCGCGCGCACCACGAGCCGTACCGGGCTCTCACGCAGCCGCTTCTTCAGTTCCCCGAAATTcacgtggcggcggcggccctcgaCCTTCTCGCCGATCTTCTGGAACTTGCGTCCTTGATTCTCcttgcgctgcgcgtgcttcAGGATCGTCTGAGCGGAGATGAACTTCTTCGTCGAAAGCTTGCGCTTGCGCTTCACGTCTAGCTTGTTCTTGTGGCGCTCacggcgctcctgcagcttATCCTTACGCAGCACGCGATCAgcacgcagctgctcaaCGGACTTGCGCTGCAGAAGAATGGTCTCCTTCACGCGCTCGCCCGGCAGCCACTTCGGCGGGTTCTTACCCATGATGGCCGTGAAAGGGAAAAGAGTCGGTGTGTGCTCCTACGTGCGTGGGAAGGGCGTGCGTGGAAGCACAAAGAAATGAtaaaggaggaggagaagcggggCGGTGCGGTCGGtcagggggagggggagggagacgaTACGAGCTCGAGGAAGCGCGTGTGTTACGCCGGCGTGAGAGAGCGGTCGGAAGTGTTCTGCTCAGCTGGCGAATTAGAGGCACCACGCACGACAACGCAACAATGAAGCACCACCGAGACGTCACCGTTTCCACGACGGGAGAGTAGTGAAAGATGCAGACAAcggaaagaagagagagacggcagcggtTGTGGTTGTTGGACGCGTCGGAGGACCGAGTAGGGACATCAAGAGAAACCTTCGCGCGCCGCGGTAGTCATAGCGCGAGCTCCGCAGCGAGGGGAGAAGGGTGTAAACCGTGGTTCGGCCCATCCGgcctcccctccacacacacacacacacggcgaCGTCCACGCAtggaggcgccgccggcgttcCTATGGCTGCATTGTGTCTGTGAGTGCTGTCATCGATGCCAAAGAGCAAGGAATGGGTGAGCGACCGGCTTGAGTTCTCCAGTGGTGGCTCGGCGTGCAAAATAGAACGCTCAGCCACCAAGTCACCAGACACTCGCGTCCTTGCCTCGTTTGGTTACTAGTTTGTTCGAAGGAGCTGAGCCGCTGGGTTGTGCGCCGGATGCAGATACGACTGATACGCCGTACACGGGTCTTGTGGCTGCGTCGCTGTGCTGCACCCTTGCGCGCGGATACGTCGCGCCCCCGCATGATAAGACGCCCTCGCACCCTCGCCGCCCacgcctctcccccctccccttccctgaCAACACCTCGAGCCCTCACCAAGATGTCAGGTAGACTGCTTCGTATCCATGCCTTCGCCgagacagaggaagaggcacgCGGATAACGAGAGACAACGCGTTAGCAGAAGTGGACTCACACATGGAGAGAGGAAGTGGGTCAGAGGCGATCAAACACACACGGCTACTCCTCCACGCAAGAGGGATACGACACTTTTCAATCAGATCGAGCGCAAGAGCACCAAGTAGAACACAAGAATAGCGGGCGGCGAAGGTTGAGCAGAAACGGGCACCAACGGTGTTTGGCAGGACACGCctgagagagggagagagggtgcaCACCGTACAAAAGAGCGCACAGCACGCTCCGGTAAAAGACAAACAGaatacacacgcatacacctAAGGGGATGCGCTGGAGAGGGtgttggcggcggcaaggctCGTCACGACGATGGGCTGACATGCCTGCGAGAGAATGAGCGACAAACAGAGCAGCAACGGGCACGGAGAGAAACTGTAGGCATGCGGGAGAGGAAGCCTGTGTACTCGAACGTGGGACTGAGCAGGCAAGACGACGACCGGTAGTGGGGGTCGGTccagagggagaggaggaggaagggtTGCCgcactgacacacacacacacacacagagagagagagcgagataTCGGCCTTCGAGGAAGGGAAAGAGGCGGCCCCCTTACCAACCCCTTCCCGCCCAACGGGCGCGTGCTGTAGACAGCCACAAGGGCTAcgaagcaaacaaaaagcTTCTCAAAACCTCACCATTCAAGCGGCGCCTCATGGGagcgtgggggaggagggatgcTTGTAAAAACGGAgccggtggcgacgacgcatCATGGACAAGCGCTCTCAttctccttctctgccgtTGCCCGCTGTCCGATCCGTGAGAAAGGCAGCCGGCACGCTTCATGTGAAGAAAGGAAGGCATGTATGGATATGAAAGAGACCAAGGATACCCACGCACCCGTCTCGCTCACGACTCGTCTCTGTTGCTGCTTTGCTGGGCAGATGAAAAGtgagcagagagaggggagggtaGGGGAGGGTAGgggagctgcggcagcatctTTCGCATGTCGTGCAGTGGTGCGAAGACAGGGGGAGGCCGAGCGAGCCAATGGCCAACAGTCGACACAAAACTCACACAACAGCTTCCAATGCCACACGAGCGTGTGGCATTACTGCTGGAGCAGCCTCGAAACATGCTGTCTTGAGGGTACAATGTCCACGAGCTCGTTGTCCTGCAAGCAGAGCACAAGCACCAGACCTTCATCCTCAGTGCCGGCCCCCGACGGGCTGGTTCCATTCCAGCCGTAGGTACCCGCGGAGGAGCACCACGACGCAAGGATCACGTAAGGCGCCCTGTAGGTGTTAGCGAGGTCCATGGCAAGCCGCGGAATGTACTGCGCCGCGTCCATCACGGATGTCGATGGCGCCCGTGTCGTCTtcccgcgcagctgcgccacacGACGACGGGGGTCAGGCGGTAGGAAATCATCCACAGAAGGTAGAGCGGCAGCTGAACCTACCGCGGCACGAAGCGCTGCTTGCGACATCGACGTTGTCTGTAGCAACTCCTCCCACGCATCAAGGCCTGACTttccgct
This DNA window, taken from Leishmania major strain Friedlin complete genome, chromosome 18, encodes the following:
- a CDS encoding putative 60S ribosomal protein L7, producing MGKNPPKWLPGERVKETILLQRKSVEQLRADRVLRKDKLQERRERHKNKLDVKRKRKLSTKKFISAQTILKHAQRKENQGRKFQKIGEKVEGRRRHVNFGELKKRLRESPVRLVVRAKGSQIPPEVAAAFRKLGLLKIYSARLISLTPRTEKLIEQLTPFSIVGQPDRAQLESLLRTRGSLYNEETQTKRLISGNLLLEQALGQYNVLCIEDLVETIATHGEHVEEVLRHIAPFDFHPPRQLFIERHRSVHQKLEIVNKDSFAAYLSDQLHQITVEKQRKAAAAAKKSKAVTVKRKAA